Within the Deltaproteobacteria bacterium genome, the region AAGGACCACCAAAGGGTCCCCCTCCTCTCCACCCTCACCTCCTCCGTCCGCTGTGCAATGGCCTTGCGCAGATCTTCTCCATATCTTCCCCCCCTCCCCCTGGTGATCAAAGACCTCAGGTCTCTATCTACTATCCAAATCCCCTCCACCTCCCTCAGCTGAGTGAAACCAATGAGGATCCTCGACAGGCTGGGATCTTGATACCACCTTTCCCCCTGGAAGGCGGCGACACCCCTCTGCAGGGAGGAGAGGACAATATGCCCCCCTGCTATCTTCTGCTCCAGGACCTCCTTCTCGCTCACCTTGAGGATGGTAAAACCGATCAGCAGGAGGGAGGCCACTATTAAGATGGCAATATTGAGGACGATCTCCGTCCTTAGCCCCACCTGGACCTTGCGCAAAAGCCACTTCATCCCCATACCTCAGCCAGCAATCCCTTGTAAGAACCCCAAGTACCAGTTGATCAGGGCCTCTCCCCAAAATATGTAGATGATGCCCCCCAGGGAGAGGAAGGGGCCAAAGGGGACGGCATACTTGCTGTCCGCCTCCGAGGAGACCAGCATCAAGGTCACCCCCACCACGGCACCGACGAGGGAACTGCACAGGATGGTGAATAACACCCCCTTCCAGCCAATGAAGGCCCCGATCATGGCCAGAAGCTTTATATCCCCTCCTCCCATCCCTTCCCTTTTAGTTACCAAGTGATAGCCGCTGGCTACCAGATATAACGCCCCTCCCCCCAAGAGGACCCCGATAAGGGAATCCTTGAACGACATCTGAGGGTGGAACCAGGAGATAGCTAAACCTGCCAAGATCCCCGGAAGGCTGATCACATCCGGGATGACCTTGTGAGAGAAATCGATGAAGCTCACCACCGTGAGGGAGGCAAAAAAGGCAAAATATACCAGATAAAGGGGGGAGATGCCGTAACGTAGAAGTAGGGTAATGGAAAAGATGCCTGTGAGCAACTCCACTAAGGGGTAACGAAAGGAGATTGGAGCATTACATGCCCTGCACCTGCCACGCAGTAGGATAAAACTCAACAGGGGGATGTTGTCATAGAAATGGATGGGGGTACCACAATGGGGGCAGTGAGAGGAGGGGGAGACGATAGATCCCTCCTGTGGAATCCTGTAGATGCAGACGTTGAGAAAGCTCCCGATAGTTGCCCCGAAGACAAAGCCAAAAAATAGGATCATCCCGTTCATTCGAGCCCCCTCCCCTTCTCCCTGAGCAGCCTCCGGTAAAGTTGCTCTTGTTCCCTGAGCATGCTCCAGATATTGAACTCCTCCACCATCTCTCTACCCCGCTCCCCCAGATCCTTTGCCTCCTTGGGGTGATCCAGGAGATAGACCACCCTCCTAGTTACCCCCTTTATGTCCCTGGGTTCTGCCAAAAAGCCATTCACCCCATGGACCACTGCCTCGGGGGTCCCATCGACCCTGGTGGCGACAATGGGTATCCCCATGGTCATGGCCTGGGGTAAGACTCGAGGGAGCCCCTCCCACAAGGAGGTAAGGACGAAGATGTCGGTGGCGGCCAGGATCTCTGGGATATCCCTGCGCCAACCCAGGAGTTTGAACCTCTTTCCCAGACCCAACTCCTGCACCCTCCTTTCCACCCTGCCCCTCAATACCCCATCCCCCACCATGATGAAAGTGGCCTCCCTCTCTTGCAGGAGCAGATGGGCCACCTCTACATAATCCAAGGGTGCCTTTTGGGGCTTGAGACATCCGATCATGGTAATCAGGGGGAGGTCGGGGTCCACCCCTAGCTCCCCCTTTTTCTCCTCCGTTTTGACCCTCACCCCTATAAACTCCTCTAATTCTATCCCACTCCTGATCAGGACCGCCTTCTGTGGAGGAAAGATACCCAAATCCACCCCCTTTTCCATATTGGCCCGGGAGACGACTATGAATGTATCGGTGATCTTGGCAGTCAACCTTTCAAGAAAGATGAAGAAGCCCCTGACAGGGGAGGGTTGATAGTCGTGAAAGCCAAAACCGTGGATGGTGTGGATGATGACGTCCGCCCCAGCATATCTTGCCGCCCATCTCCCCACAATACCCGCCTTGGAGCTATGGGTATGGACGATC harbors:
- a CDS encoding prepilin peptidase; this encodes MNGMILFFGFVFGATIGSFLNVCIYRIPQEGSIVSPSSHCPHCGTPIHFYDNIPLLSFILLRGRCRACNAPISFRYPLVELLTGIFSITLLLRYGISPLYLVYFAFFASLTVVSFIDFSHKVIPDVISLPGILAGLAISWFHPQMSFKDSLIGVLLGGGALYLVASGYHLVTKREGMGGGDIKLLAMIGAFIGWKGVLFTILCSSLVGAVVGVTLMLVSSEADSKYAVPFGPFLSLGGIIYIFWGEALINWYLGFLQGIAG
- a CDS encoding glycosyltransferase family 4 protein, translating into MRPVKIVHIITKLELGGAQQNTLFTLGHLDRDLFRPYLITNNEGILVPEALALKGVRTFLLPELIREINPLMDLRALFKIKGILRKIKKGNSSPMIVHTHSSKAGIVGRWAARYAGADVIIHTIHGFGFHDYQPSPVRGFFIFLERLTAKITDTFIVVSRANMEKGVDLGIFPPQKAVLIRSGIELEEFIGVRVKTEEKKGELGVDPDLPLITMIGCLKPQKAPLDYVEVAHLLLQEREATFIMVGDGVLRGRVERRVQELGLGKRFKLLGWRRDIPEILAATDIFVLTSLWEGLPRVLPQAMTMGIPIVATRVDGTPEAVVHGVNGFLAEPRDIKGVTRRVVYLLDHPKEAKDLGERGREMVEEFNIWSMLREQEQLYRRLLREKGRGLE